In Oryza sativa Japonica Group chromosome 1, ASM3414082v1, the genomic stretch CGCATTTTCAATTTTATAGCAAAATTTAGCATTGCCATCATTGGCACCGTTGAACATAAATTGTATGGCTAGCTGACACTCAGCTGGTTATGTTCCGAGTAGTTATATTTATGGTTAATGATTCTTTTTAGCGACATGCTATATACCTATTAATAATAAGCCGTTCAGTCTAATCTTTTACGGAGGCCAGAGAGATAAGATGTGCATTGCATGTGTACAATTATATAGATAGTGAGTGTATATTTATAGAGATAAATGTGAACAAATGAGCAACGTTTGCACTTGGTTTTAGGGGAAAAAAGCCTACCCGAAAATTTTTTAAGCATGAGCAAATTTCAATATAACTAGTATTtactataaaaatttaaattttattatcgATTTACTCGTCAGTATTAAAATTTAACGGAGTTTTCGTCGACTAGCCTGGGCGGCCTAAGAACAGACATGCTTGACATTTTCCATGATGAGTATAGAGTATACTCgttctgtcccaaaatataagcatttttacctataaatttggacacttagctaaaagttgttatattttaggacaagataagtcaaaagttattatattttagaaaaagttgttatattttaggataagttACTTAGACACTTCGCGGGGAGGGGGCTGGCTTTATTTCCGCGAAAGGCGGCACAAGAAATTGCGCGCAGGCGCAGCAGCGAGATCGGCTGGGAGATGCGCGCACGGTGTCCGGGGCCACGCAAACAAAGCTGCTGCttcaccgatcgatcgatcgaccgacgGAACTGGTGGGGGCTCGTGTCTGCCGCGCACGGGTAGCCGACTAGCCCAACCCAGTGACGAACCGCGCGTGCGCAACCGCGCCATGAGAGCAAGCATGCAGACCCCCACCACCCATGGCCGCCTgccactcactcactcactgaGAAACTAACACTGGTTACTCATTGATTAGCACTCTATGTACACTACTAATCTCCCCTCTTAcaagtgattaattaattaattaaccaagatGCATCATGCATCATGCTCATGCATGGCAGCTACTTGATCAGAAGTAATCGAAGTGGTTTTCCGGTCGGTAGTTGTACGGCTCTTGCCGCTCCTTCTTGCTCATCGTCATCACCTtcttcggcgccggcgccggcggcgcaggaACCTCCGGCGGCCGGACGGACCTGACGAGCGCCCAGTTGACGCCCTTGAAGAAGGGGTGCCGCTTCACCTCGGCGGAGCCCATGGTGCTCCCCAGCCGCTTCTTGGGGTTCTTTGCCAGGAGCTGCAACATCAGGTCCTGCGCCGTCTTCATCTCCTCCcattcgccggcggcggcggcgccggcgaggcgagggaAGGTGACCGGCTGCTTGATGATGTTGATGAGGGTCTTCTCGTTGCTCTCGCCCTTGAACGGCGTCCGGCCGTACAGCATCTCGTACATGAACACGCCGAGCGTCCACCAGTCCACCGCGCTGCCGTGGCCCTGGCCGGAGATCACCTCCGGCGCCAGGTACTCGTGCGTGCCCACGAACGACTTGgaccgcgccgccaccggctccaccaccaccacctcgggCTCCGCCGTCTCGgtctccgcctcctcgtcgttgccgtcgccgtcgccattgttacccgccgccgcgccgccaccggcgcacTCCTTGGCGTGATGGCACTTGTGCACGCCGCGGAAGATGCACGACAGCACCGGCTGGATCGTCGGCGGCacgcacgacgacggcggcggcagcggcggcttgccaccggcggcggcgctcctggCGGGGCGGAGCAGCTTCGGGACGACGTCGCACTTGAGGGAGAGGTCGAAGTCGGAGAGCATGATGTGGCCGTCGCCGCGGACCAGGACGTTCTCCGGCTTGAGGTCCCTGTACACCACACCCATCATGTGCAGGTACTCCAGCGCCAGCACAGTCTCCGCCACATAGAACCTGCCATACACAACACAATGTTAATTCGTTTTCAGCAACATCAGTTCACTGTCCGACAAAGATAATCCATCCACAGTAAGAGACTAGGAATGCTAATAACCCCAAgattctcttctctcttttttccccctcttGTGAGTATCAAAAGCTTAAGCTGCACAATGGTTTGGGTTTAAATCTTACTAAATCATTAGCTTAGTATGAACCCCAAGTGGTGCCAACAAATCTGTTTAGATTGGCACAGCAAGACAAAAAGGATTTGGATGAAAGCCCCAATGCAACATGGAAAGACGATCACTAACCTAAAGCTGAGGTCTA encodes the following:
- the LOC4327129 gene encoding protein kinase PINOID 2 isoform X1; this translates as MAAIKEESDYDSSRSSLTAPDSRRSWISDIGSSSSVSARSFGGDTPASSCRYKPHKANQAEWEAIRRLRAGAGRVGLEHFRLVRRLGSGDLGNVYLCRLREPWSSSSMTTTAGGCLYAMKVVDKDALAFRKKLRRAEVERDILRTLDHPFLPTLYADFEASHYACLVMEFCPGGDLHVARQRQPGRRFTVSSTRFYVAETVLALEYLHMMGVVYRDLKPENVLVRGDGHIMLSDFDLSLKCDVVPKLLRPARSAAAGGKPPLPPPSSCVPPTIQPVLSCIFRGVHKCHHAKECAGGGAAAGNNGDGDGNDEEAETETAEPEVVVVEPVAARSKSFVGTHEYLAPEVISGQGHGSAVDWWTLGVFMYEMLYGRTPFKGESNEKTLINIIKQPVTFPRLAGAAAAGEWEEMKTAQDLMLQLLAKNPKKRLGSTMGSAEVKRHPFFKGVNWALVRSVRPPEVPAPPAPAPKKVMTMSKKERQEPYNYRPENHFDYF